DNA sequence from the Candidatus Zixiibacteriota bacterium genome:
TAGATACCATCGCGTGAAAAGAAATGTCTGTTGCCGATCAGGTAGATCGAAACACCCTTCCTGGCGAAATTGATCACTCTCAACGAGACGGGATAATTCTTACCGCCGATTGATACCTGCACTTGACACTGGACGGATTTAGCCCGCAGAGTACCTAGATCCAAATCGTCGTAGTGGGGAATAAATACCCTGACTTCATGGCCCTGGGAAGCCATAGCTTTAGGTAACGCCCCCACAACATCCCCTAATCCCCCGGTCTTGACGAATGGAGCCATCTCTGAAGCGGCAATACAAATCTTCATCTTAGTGATTCTCTTCCTCGACTGAGATCTTCGTTGGCTTGGATGCCGCATCAATATCAACGTTGCGTAGATAAGCGGCAGCTTCTTCGGGACTTGTAGGATTGATATAGAAACCGGAGCCCCACTCAAAACCGGCAACCTTGGTCAGCTTGGGCATGATCTCAAAATGCCAGTGGTAGAACTCGTGATATTCCTTCGATACCGGTCGTGTGTGAAGGATATAGTTAAACGGGGCATCATTAAGCGCAATCTTCAGTCGCTGGAGAATATCCTTGAGCGTCCGCGCCAGAATGGTGAAATCAGATTCGCTCATCTCCAGATAACTCGATTGGTGGGTCTTAGGTAGAATCCAGGTTTCAAACGGAAACCGCGAGGCAAACGGCTCGACAGCGATGAACGAATCATAATCTTTAACGATACGTTCCTTGTCCAGCAATTCTTGCCGGATTATGTCACAAAAGACACAACGTTCCTTGAACTCGAAATATTTGCGACTGCCCTCAATTTCTTCCAACACTTTCTTGGGAATGATCGGCGTGGCTATGAGCTGACTGTGAGCGTGCTCCAGCGAAGCCCCAGCCGCCGCTCCGTGATTCTTGAAAACCAAAATATATTTCAGACGGCGATCGCGGGCCAGATCCGCCATTCTTTCCCGGTAGGCCCACAGGACATCACGAATGGCATTCTCATCCATCTCGGCCATATCACAACTATGTTCTGGGGTTTCGATAATCACCTCGTGCGCTCCCACTCCCTGCATCATATCATAGAGTCCGTGCGGTTCCCGAGTCAGATTCCCCTCCACCTGTAGAGCAGGGTACTTATTGGGGAAAACGCGCAACGACCAACCGGGTCGGTTGGGCTCGGTTCCTGACTGACGATAGGCTAAAATCTCAGGTGGAGTGCTCTCTTCATGGCCAGGGCAGAAAGGGCACAGCTGTGCCGGGCCGGGTTCAGACACCGACTCAAATGAACTGGGTCTGCGTCGCCGATTCGTGGAAATAATCACCCAACGGCCAGTGACGGGATCCTTCCTCAGTTGCGGCATGTTCCTCCTATCCTTAGGTCACGTAACCATGACCTGATGCCAGCCCGGAACGACTTAATTGAGATGAATCGTAGTATATCATTCATGTCCAAACTCCAGAACACCTTCCCGATTGTCCTTGCCGGCAGCGAGGGCTTCCAATAGTTCTACTTCGCTGACCGATAACTCCCGACCGCGCCGAACAACAACCGCTCTGGCTGTCTCTATTGCCTTATCAACACGGTAATCACTGTATCCATCGCTCCCTCCCCACTTGAAGGAAGGTACTTCCTTGTCGGTAATGA
Encoded proteins:
- the galT gene encoding galactose-1-phosphate uridylyltransferase, which produces MPQLRKDPVTGRWVIISTNRRRRPSSFESVSEPGPAQLCPFCPGHEESTPPEILAYRQSGTEPNRPGWSLRVFPNKYPALQVEGNLTREPHGLYDMMQGVGAHEVIIETPEHSCDMAEMDENAIRDVLWAYRERMADLARDRRLKYILVFKNHGAAAGASLEHAHSQLIATPIIPKKVLEEIEGSRKYFEFKERCVFCDIIRQELLDKERIVKDYDSFIAVEPFASRFPFETWILPKTHQSSYLEMSESDFTILARTLKDILQRLKIALNDAPFNYILHTRPVSKEYHEFYHWHFEIMPKLTKVAGFEWGSGFYINPTSPEEAAAYLRNVDIDAASKPTKISVEEENH